A genome region from Flavobacterium sp. CFS9 includes the following:
- a CDS encoding glycoside hydrolase family 125 protein, whose amino-acid sequence MQSRRKFIKNTGIFSAGLLALQTDVFGMQSDAFNFSIKDFVSKRPPLAERKFTSKAIEAAIVRIKKQIANPELAWLFENCFPNTLDTTVDFEIIDGKPDTYVITGDIDAMWLRDSTAQIWPYIPFVKEDKKLAELVKGVINRQTKCILLDPYANAFYKDFAQVSEWKNDMTKMQPGIHERKWEIDSLCYPIRLAHGYWKETGDISLFDSKWKEAMLLVLQTFKEQQRMHDKGPYNFQRVTAWATDGVPLSGYGYPVKPCGLIVSTFRPSDDSTLFGYLIPSNMFAIEVLGYLIEIFSLPALKDDNLVAKAKELRGQVQKGLEENGIIEHPKFGKIIAFEVNGYGSFHMMDDANVPSLLSLPYLGAIAPDSPLYLNTRKVVLSENNPFFYKGKAGEGIGGPHTGTDTIWPMSIVLRAITSVDEQEIKQCISNLIKTNADTGFMHESFHKDDVAKFTRKWFAWANTLFGEMIVHTSIHYPQILKDKNI is encoded by the coding sequence ATGCAGTCACGTAGAAAATTTATAAAAAATACAGGGATTTTTTCAGCAGGATTATTAGCGCTTCAAACGGATGTTTTCGGAATGCAGTCGGATGCATTTAATTTTTCGATCAAAGATTTTGTAAGTAAAAGACCTCCCTTGGCAGAGCGAAAATTTACCAGTAAAGCAATTGAAGCTGCCATTGTAAGAATCAAAAAACAAATTGCCAATCCGGAACTGGCATGGCTGTTTGAAAACTGTTTTCCGAACACCTTAGATACCACTGTCGATTTTGAAATTATCGACGGAAAACCGGATACTTATGTCATTACAGGAGATATCGATGCCATGTGGCTGCGTGACAGTACAGCGCAGATCTGGCCTTATATTCCGTTTGTAAAAGAAGATAAAAAGCTGGCAGAATTAGTAAAAGGAGTCATCAACCGTCAGACCAAATGTATTTTGCTTGATCCTTATGCGAATGCTTTCTACAAAGATTTTGCGCAAGTGAGCGAGTGGAAAAACGACATGACCAAGATGCAGCCCGGAATTCACGAGCGCAAATGGGAGATTGACAGTTTATGTTACCCGATACGATTGGCGCACGGATACTGGAAAGAAACCGGAGACATCAGTTTGTTCGACAGCAAGTGGAAAGAAGCCATGCTTTTGGTATTGCAGACGTTCAAAGAACAGCAAAGAATGCATGACAAAGGGCCTTACAATTTCCAGAGAGTTACAGCCTGGGCAACAGACGGAGTGCCTTTAAGCGGTTACGGTTATCCGGTAAAACCATGCGGATTAATCGTTTCGACTTTCAGACCAAGTGACGACAGTACTTTATTTGGCTATTTAATTCCGAGTAATATGTTCGCGATTGAAGTATTGGGGTATTTGATCGAAATTTTCTCTTTACCGGCTTTAAAAGACGATAATTTGGTCGCTAAAGCCAAAGAATTGCGCGGACAGGTTCAAAAAGGACTGGAAGAAAACGGAATCATCGAACATCCTAAATTCGGAAAAATCATCGCTTTCGAGGTTAATGGTTACGGCAGTTTCCACATGATGGACGATGCGAATGTTCCTTCTTTATTGTCATTACCTTATTTGGGAGCAATAGCACCTGACAGTCCATTGTATCTGAATACCCGAAAAGTGGTACTTTCAGAAAACAATCCGTTTTTCTACAAAGGAAAAGCAGGAGAAGGAATTGGCGGGCCACATACCGGGACAGACACCATTTGGCCGATGAGTATTGTTTTGAGAGCCATTACCAGTGTAGACGAGCAGGAGATCAAACAATGTATCAGCAACCTGATTAAAACCAATGCCGATACCGGTTTCATGCACGAGTCATTCCATAAAGACGATGTAGCCAAATTTACCCGAAAATGGTTTGCATGGGCCAATACCTTATTTGGAGAAATGATAGTACATACCAGCATTCATTATCCTCAAATTTTAAAAGACAAAAACATTTAA
- a CDS encoding isoaspartyl peptidase/L-asparaginase family protein — protein sequence MTNSNRRNFIKTAAIASAAIALQSFHSNSEEEEKSTVSKKGKKPIVLSTWRFGIQANEAAWEVLKSKGTALDAVEAGVKIPEGDPKERSVGYGGRPDRDGRVTLDACIMDENANIGSVAALEYIKHPISVARAVMEKTPHVMLVGDGALQFAVAQGFKKENLLTEESEKEWKEWLKDSKYKPIANIENHDTIGMIALDANGNLSGACTTSGMAFKMHGRVGDSPIIGAGLYVDNEIGAATATGHGEEVVRISGCHLVVELMRQGKSPQKACEEAVARIVKLTKNRNKDLKDIQVGFIALNKAGEYGSYCIQGGFNYAVYDDTGNRLIDADFFLK from the coding sequence ATGACAAATTCAAATCGCAGGAATTTTATAAAAACAGCAGCTATAGCTTCAGCAGCTATAGCCTTGCAATCTTTTCATTCCAACTCGGAAGAAGAAGAAAAAAGCACAGTTTCTAAAAAAGGAAAAAAGCCTATTGTGCTTTCCACCTGGAGATTTGGAATTCAGGCCAATGAAGCCGCCTGGGAAGTTCTAAAAAGCAAAGGAACCGCTTTAGACGCTGTTGAAGCCGGAGTTAAAATTCCCGAAGGCGATCCCAAAGAAAGAAGTGTTGGGTATGGCGGACGCCCGGACAGAGATGGTCGTGTAACGTTGGACGCCTGTATTATGGATGAAAACGCCAATATAGGATCAGTTGCTGCTTTAGAATATATCAAACATCCCATATCGGTTGCAAGAGCAGTCATGGAAAAAACACCTCATGTGATGCTGGTGGGTGATGGAGCCTTGCAATTTGCAGTAGCACAAGGTTTCAAAAAAGAAAACCTGCTGACAGAGGAATCTGAAAAGGAATGGAAAGAATGGCTCAAAGACAGCAAATACAAACCCATTGCCAATATCGAGAACCACGACACCATTGGGATGATCGCTTTGGATGCCAACGGTAATCTTTCCGGAGCCTGTACCACAAGCGGAATGGCATTTAAAATGCACGGCCGTGTTGGTGATTCGCCAATTATCGGAGCCGGTTTATATGTCGACAATGAAATAGGGGCCGCAACCGCTACGGGGCATGGTGAAGAAGTCGTAAGAATTTCGGGCTGCCACCTTGTGGTGGAATTAATGCGACAAGGCAAATCACCTCAAAAAGCCTGTGAAGAAGCCGTTGCCCGCATCGTAAAACTAACCAAGAACCGAAACAAAGATTTAAAAGACATTCAGGTAGGTTTTATTGCCCTGAACAAAGCAGGAGAATATGGTTCGTATTGCATTCAGGGAGGTTTCAACTATGCCGTTTATGACGATACCGGAAACCGTTTAATCGATGCCGATTTTTTCCTGAAGTAG
- a CDS encoding GH92 family glycosyl hydrolase yields MKIKSLLFLGLLQCFGFVNAQIKAVDAVEYVNPLMGTQSLHSLSNGNTYPAICRPWGMNFWTPQTGKMGDGWAYIYTADKIRGFKQTHQPSPWMNDYGQFSIMPVTGKLAFTEDERASWFSHKAEVSKPYYYSVYLADYDVTTEITTTERAAHFQITFPENEQSSIVIDAFDKGSYIKIIPSENKIIGYTTRNSGGVPENFKNYFVLQFDKPFATTAGWHGKTLEKDKLELKDNHVGAVIGFKTKKGEIVNVKVSSSFISFEQAELNLKNELGMASFRETVAQSKQEWNKVLGKLTAEGGSEEQLKTFYSCLYRTVCFPQKQYEINAKGETVHYSPYNGKVLPGYMYAGTGFWDTFRALYPLLNLVYPSINKEMQEGLINDYKEGGFLPEWSSPGFRDVMVGNNSASVVSDAYMKGLRGYDINKLYEALVHGANNEGPLEAVGRKGVSYYNTLGYVPYDVKINENAARTLEYAYDDFAIWKLAKALNRPKKEIDLFEKRMMNYKNLYNPEIGWMSGKNKDGSFPKNFNPLKWGDAFTEGNALHYSWSVFHDVQGLIDLMGGEKKFTAKLDAVFTTPPVFDDSYYGAVIHEIREMQIMNMGQYAHGNQPIQHMIYLYNYAGEPWKTQYWSREVMNRLYKPTPDGYCGDEDNGQTSAWYIFSAMGFYPVCPGTDEYVLGAPLFKKITLELENGKQLIINAPNNSADNKYVQELKWNNTIHTKNFINHFEVLKGGEFNFDMSSKPNVQRGTSSSAYPYSYSTSK; encoded by the coding sequence ATGAAAATAAAGAGTTTACTTTTTTTAGGACTATTGCAATGCTTCGGTTTTGTCAATGCACAGATCAAAGCAGTAGATGCTGTAGAGTATGTAAATCCGTTAATGGGAACACAATCTTTGCACAGTCTTTCGAACGGAAATACCTATCCGGCGATTTGCAGACCCTGGGGAATGAATTTCTGGACACCGCAAACGGGAAAAATGGGTGACGGTTGGGCCTATATTTACACTGCTGATAAGATCAGAGGATTCAAACAAACCCATCAGCCATCACCTTGGATGAACGATTACGGACAGTTTTCGATCATGCCGGTAACTGGTAAACTGGCTTTTACCGAAGACGAGAGAGCAAGCTGGTTCAGTCATAAAGCTGAGGTTTCAAAACCATATTATTACAGCGTTTACTTAGCCGATTATGATGTAACCACAGAAATTACCACTACCGAAAGAGCGGCACATTTTCAGATTACATTTCCGGAAAACGAACAGTCTTCTATCGTAATTGATGCTTTTGACAAAGGATCTTACATCAAAATAATTCCGTCCGAAAATAAAATTATTGGTTATACCACCCGCAATAGTGGTGGAGTTCCGGAGAATTTCAAAAACTATTTTGTGTTGCAATTCGACAAGCCTTTTGCCACTACTGCTGGCTGGCACGGGAAAACTTTAGAAAAAGACAAACTCGAATTAAAAGACAATCATGTAGGTGCTGTTATTGGATTTAAAACTAAAAAAGGAGAAATCGTAAACGTAAAAGTTTCCTCTTCATTTATTAGTTTCGAACAAGCCGAATTGAATTTAAAGAACGAATTAGGCATGGCATCGTTTAGGGAAACCGTAGCACAATCCAAACAAGAATGGAACAAAGTTTTAGGAAAATTAACCGCAGAAGGTGGAAGCGAAGAACAGCTAAAAACATTCTATTCCTGCTTATATCGTACTGTTTGTTTTCCGCAAAAACAATATGAGATCAATGCAAAAGGAGAAACAGTACATTACAGTCCGTATAACGGTAAAGTATTACCGGGTTATATGTATGCAGGAACAGGTTTTTGGGATACGTTCCGCGCCTTGTATCCTCTGTTAAATCTGGTTTATCCTTCGATCAACAAAGAAATGCAGGAAGGACTTATCAACGACTACAAAGAGGGTGGTTTTCTGCCGGAATGGTCAAGTCCGGGATTTAGAGATGTGATGGTAGGAAACAATTCAGCTTCGGTAGTTTCAGATGCTTACATGAAAGGATTACGCGGTTATGACATCAATAAATTGTACGAAGCCTTAGTACATGGAGCAAATAACGAAGGACCTTTAGAAGCAGTAGGACGAAAAGGAGTGTCGTATTACAATACTTTAGGTTATGTTCCTTATGATGTAAAAATTAATGAAAATGCGGCACGAACATTAGAATATGCCTATGATGATTTTGCGATTTGGAAATTAGCTAAAGCATTAAACCGTCCGAAAAAAGAAATCGATTTGTTCGAAAAAAGAATGATGAATTATAAGAACCTTTATAATCCTGAAATCGGATGGATGAGCGGTAAAAATAAAGACGGAAGTTTCCCGAAAAATTTTAATCCACTTAAATGGGGAGATGCTTTTACAGAAGGAAATGCTTTGCATTATAGCTGGAGTGTCTTTCATGATGTACAAGGTTTAATCGATTTAATGGGAGGAGAGAAAAAATTCACCGCCAAATTAGATGCCGTTTTTACGACTCCTCCGGTTTTTGATGACAGCTATTACGGAGCTGTTATTCATGAAATTCGCGAAATGCAGATTATGAATATGGGACAATACGCTCATGGCAATCAGCCGATTCAACACATGATTTATTTGTACAATTACGCCGGAGAGCCGTGGAAAACACAATATTGGTCAAGAGAAGTGATGAACCGTTTGTACAAACCAACTCCCGACGGTTATTGCGGAGATGAGGATAACGGACAAACTTCGGCCTGGTATATTTTCTCTGCCATGGGATTTTATCCGGTTTGCCCGGGAACCGACGAGTATGTGCTTGGAGCACCTTTGTTCAAAAAAATTACGCTCGAACTTGAAAATGGAAAACAATTGATCATCAATGCTCCAAACAATTCAGCCGACAACAAATATGTTCAGGAATTAAAGTGGAACAACACCATCCATACCAAAAACTTCATCAATCACTTTGAAGTATTAAAAGGAGGGGAATTCAATTTCGACATGAGCAGTAAACCAAATGTACAAAGAGGAACTTCTTCAAGTGCCTATCCATATTCTTATTCAACTTCAAAATAA
- a CDS encoding ROK family protein, translating into MNKEYAVGLDIGGTHITAAIIDIVDMKVIDSSLHKESFDSNLPVEEVMAIWEKAIRIAIENSKVENTTGLAVCMPGPFDYENGVCWIKGQSKYEHFYGLNVRDLFQNQLKLSGDFPILFENDAVCFGKGEVFKDAENLSKKVMAITLGTGLGACFIDKGTSISTGNAVPKDGEIYDLPYKEGIAEDYASVRGLLGGYFALSGKKLNNGLELFNLATAGDALAVKAFEQLGEDLAAIVAPWLEKFAADSFIIGGKIANASEFFLPVFNKKIKEAGSTISVAVSTDNEKAALLGATSLLYTA; encoded by the coding sequence ATGAATAAAGAATATGCCGTTGGATTAGACATTGGAGGTACACATATCACTGCAGCGATTATTGATATTGTAGATATGAAAGTGATCGATTCTTCACTGCACAAAGAATCTTTCGATTCGAATTTGCCTGTAGAAGAAGTAATGGCCATTTGGGAAAAAGCAATTCGTATCGCAATCGAAAACTCAAAAGTAGAAAATACCACAGGGTTGGCTGTTTGTATGCCCGGTCCGTTTGACTATGAGAATGGGGTTTGTTGGATAAAAGGACAATCAAAATACGAGCATTTTTATGGACTCAATGTTCGGGATTTGTTTCAGAATCAATTGAAACTGTCGGGTGATTTTCCGATATTGTTTGAAAACGATGCCGTTTGTTTTGGTAAAGGAGAAGTCTTTAAAGATGCTGAAAACCTTTCTAAAAAAGTAATGGCCATCACATTAGGGACAGGACTTGGAGCTTGTTTTATAGACAAAGGAACCTCTATAAGTACAGGAAATGCGGTACCAAAAGACGGTGAAATTTATGACCTTCCCTACAAAGAAGGCATAGCCGAAGACTATGCTTCAGTACGCGGACTTTTGGGCGGGTATTTCGCTTTAAGCGGAAAAAAACTGAACAATGGTTTAGAACTTTTTAATCTGGCAACAGCCGGAGATGCGTTGGCCGTGAAAGCATTTGAGCAGTTAGGAGAAGATTTGGCAGCCATCGTAGCGCCATGGTTAGAAAAATTCGCTGCGGATAGTTTTATCATTGGCGGAAAAATTGCCAATGCCAGTGAATTTTTTCTACCAGTATTCAATAAAAAAATAAAAGAAGCCGGAAGCACCATCAGTGTTGCTGTTTCTACAGACAACGAAAAAGCAGCTTTATTAGGAGCAACAAGTTTGCTTTACACAGCATAG
- a CDS encoding GH92 family glycosyl hydrolase, which translates to MFTKYNKIAFSGILALNLFFANPVVSQQKKAKQTNSDYTQYVNPFIGSAGHGHVFVGANVPFGAVQLGPVNVFEGWDWCSGYNYASNTILGFTHTHLSGTGIGDLNDILLLPVSGKVPLTKGTKEDMTTGYGSYFSHQNEVSKAGYYSVFLDKYKIKAELTASERVGFHKYTFNSATDNHVLLDLADGIGWDKPVKTYIKKINATTLVGYRYSAGWAADQRIFFTMEFSEPIAAMALYDATTAVAGSEGEAVKMKAVLDFKTLKDKQILVKVGISPVSYENASANIKAEIPGWNFEAVAKEATSKWNKELNKIQIKADDKTMKVFYTAMYHTMFAPSIFNDVNGDYRGTDKKVYEKANFTNYTTFSLWDTYRGLHPLYTLTQPDKINDIVKSFLAIYEQQGRLPVWHLMGNETNTMNGNHSIAVIVDAYMKGYRGYDVALAYEAIKKTAMQTRDGMDYVQKLQYIPADKMLESVGNALEYAIDDYCVALMAKDLNKTDDYNYFSKRANLYKLYFDKETTFMRGKLTDGNWRTPFNPLSSAHRKDDYVEGNAWQYTWLVPQDPYGLIDLFGSEEKFLAKLDSLFLITDKVEGEEISPDISGLIGQYAQGNEPNHHIPYLYVYAGQPWKTAKLIREIDDKFYSTKPDGLCGNEDLGQMSAWYVFSSMGFYSVNPANGIYVLGSPLVNTATIHHKEGISFTLKAIDNNKTNIYIQKAEYNGKPYTKSYITHDMIVKGGELKLFMGSKPSTTFGVSKADRPF; encoded by the coding sequence ATGTTTACAAAATATAACAAAATAGCTTTTAGCGGTATTTTAGCTTTAAATCTATTTTTTGCCAATCCGGTTGTTTCACAGCAAAAGAAGGCAAAACAGACCAATTCAGATTATACACAATATGTCAATCCGTTTATAGGTTCTGCGGGTCACGGACACGTATTTGTGGGGGCTAACGTTCCATTTGGAGCAGTACAATTAGGGCCCGTTAATGTCTTTGAAGGCTGGGATTGGTGCAGTGGGTACAACTATGCCAGTAATACTATTTTAGGTTTTACCCACACTCATTTAAGCGGAACAGGAATTGGAGATCTTAATGATATTTTGCTGTTACCGGTATCCGGAAAGGTGCCGCTTACCAAAGGAACAAAAGAAGATATGACTACCGGTTATGGTTCTTATTTCTCCCATCAGAACGAAGTGAGTAAAGCCGGATATTACAGCGTTTTCTTAGACAAATATAAAATTAAAGCAGAACTGACCGCCAGCGAAAGAGTTGGTTTTCATAAATATACTTTTAATTCCGCCACAGACAATCACGTTTTACTGGATCTTGCAGACGGAATTGGCTGGGACAAGCCGGTTAAAACGTATATCAAAAAAATAAATGCAACTACGCTTGTTGGTTATAGATACTCGGCGGGCTGGGCTGCAGATCAGCGTATTTTTTTCACTATGGAATTTTCTGAACCAATTGCTGCGATGGCCTTGTATGATGCTACTACTGCAGTTGCAGGAAGCGAGGGAGAAGCCGTAAAAATGAAAGCGGTTTTAGATTTTAAAACCTTAAAAGACAAACAGATCTTAGTAAAAGTCGGAATATCTCCGGTAAGTTATGAGAATGCTTCGGCAAACATTAAAGCCGAAATTCCGGGTTGGAATTTTGAGGCTGTAGCCAAAGAAGCGACTTCAAAATGGAACAAAGAACTCAACAAAATTCAGATCAAAGCAGATGATAAAACCATGAAAGTTTTTTACACTGCGATGTACCACACCATGTTTGCACCTTCTATCTTTAATGATGTTAACGGAGATTACAGAGGTACCGATAAAAAAGTATACGAAAAAGCAAATTTCACCAATTACACAACCTTTTCACTTTGGGATACGTATCGCGGACTGCATCCGTTGTATACCCTTACACAGCCCGACAAAATCAATGATATTGTAAAATCGTTTTTGGCCATCTACGAACAGCAGGGAAGATTACCGGTTTGGCATTTAATGGGGAATGAAACCAATACCATGAACGGAAATCACTCCATAGCGGTTATTGTTGATGCTTACATGAAAGGCTACCGAGGATATGATGTTGCTTTGGCTTATGAAGCCATCAAAAAAACGGCCATGCAAACCCGTGACGGAATGGATTATGTACAAAAACTGCAATACATCCCGGCTGATAAAATGCTCGAATCTGTTGGGAACGCTTTAGAATATGCTATCGACGATTATTGTGTAGCACTAATGGCAAAAGATCTGAACAAAACCGACGATTATAATTATTTCTCCAAAAGAGCCAATTTATACAAATTGTACTTCGACAAAGAAACCACTTTTATGAGAGGTAAATTGACGGATGGAAACTGGAGAACGCCATTCAATCCACTTTCATCAGCACACCGAAAAGACGATTATGTAGAAGGAAATGCCTGGCAGTACACCTGGTTAGTTCCGCAGGATCCTTATGGTTTGATTGATTTGTTCGGAAGTGAAGAAAAATTTCTGGCTAAATTAGATTCTCTTTTCTTAATCACAGACAAAGTAGAAGGTGAAGAAATCTCTCCGGATATTAGCGGCTTAATTGGTCAGTACGCACAAGGAAACGAACCCAATCATCATATTCCGTATCTGTACGTTTATGCAGGGCAGCCTTGGAAAACGGCAAAACTAATCCGTGAAATCGACGATAAATTCTATTCGACAAAACCCGATGGATTATGTGGAAACGAAGATTTGGGGCAAATGTCGGCTTGGTACGTTTTCTCTTCTATGGGATTCTATTCGGTTAATCCAGCCAACGGAATTTATGTATTAGGAAGTCCGTTAGTCAATACGGCAACGATACATCATAAAGAAGGTATCTCGTTTACATTGAAAGCTATCGATAATAACAAGACAAACATCTATATCCAAAAAGCGGAGTATAACGGAAAACCTTATACAAAATCCTATATCACACATGATATGATTGTAAAAGGAGGAGAACTGAAACTGTTTATGGGAAGCAAACCATCGACAACTTTTGGAGTTAGTAAAGCAGATAGACCTTTTTAA